The following proteins are encoded in a genomic region of Arachis ipaensis cultivar K30076 chromosome B02, Araip1.1, whole genome shotgun sequence:
- the LOC107627279 gene encoding probable serine/threonine-protein kinase PBL28 — MEVDILSRLDHPNLVSLIGYCADGKHRFLVYEYMQNGNLQHHLNGIGERKMDWPLRLKVALGAAKGLAYLHSSSSVGIPIIHRDFKSTNVLLTSNFEAKISDFGLAKLMPEGQETHVTARVVVKTGPSSFADAVVGRIDQSTKVLAEGAYEKIFSDNPLSYQTGDQTQSSYYKKLLNKTYHRRKIKEERKSGAINSQHYEEDLELPLFDMCTITLRTSNFSSDNILGTCGFGSVYKM; from the exons ATGGAGGTGGACATATTGAGCAGACTAGACCACCCAAATCTTGTTTCCTTGATTGGCTACTGTGCTGATGGAAAGCACAGATTCTTAGTATATGAGTATATGCAAAATGGGAACCTACAACATCATCTGAATG GAATTGGGGAAAGAAAAATGGATTGGCCTCTAAGGCTGAAAGTGGCATTAGGAGCTGCAAAAGGACTTGCTTATCTGCATTCAAGCTCTTCTGTTGGGATCCCTATTATTCACAGAGATTTCAAATCCACCAATGTTCTTTTAACCTCCAATTTTGAAGCAAAG ATATCTGATTTCGGGCTAGCTAAACTGATGCCAGAAGGACAAGAGACACATGTAACTGCTAGAGTGGTTG TGAAGACTGGTCCTAGCAGTTTTGCTGATGCTGTTGTTGGGAGGATTGATCAGAGTACAAAGGTTCTTGCAGAAGGTGCTTATGAGAAGATCTTCAG TGATAACCCACTTTCTTACCAAACGGGTGATCAGACTCAGTCGAGCTATTATAAG AAGCTATTGAACAAAACATATCACAGAA gaaagataaaagaagaaaggaaatcaGGTGCAATAAATAGTCAGCATTATGAGGAAGATCTAGAATTGCCCTTATTTGATATGTGCACAATTACTCTTAGAACAAGTAATTTTTCAAGTGACAATATACTAGGGACATGTGGTTTTGGATCAGTTTATAAG ATGTAG